A genome region from Primulina eburnea isolate SZY01 chromosome 9, ASM2296580v1, whole genome shotgun sequence includes the following:
- the LOC140841847 gene encoding beta-galactosidase 3-like: MEATSASRSFFVLCMILFSATHISFGSVTYDRKGLIINGQKRILFSGSIHYPRSTPDMWEGLIQKAKDGGLDAIDTYVFWNLHEPSPGIYNFEGRCDLVGFVKLVQKAGLYLNLRIGPYVCAEWNFGGFPVWLKYVPGISFRTDNGPFKMAMLSFTQKIVQMMKNEKLFQSQGGPIILSQIENEYGFETKAFGAAGHAYMTWAAKMAVDLNTGVPWLMCKEDDAPDPVINTCNGLYCDYFSPNKPYKPTIWTEAWTGWFEDFGGPIHHRPVEDLAFAVARFIQKGGSFVNYYMYHGGTNFGRTAGGPFITTSYDYDAPIDEYGLPRQPKYDHLMELHKAIKLCEPALVASDPTVTKLGNYEQAYVFSSKSGQCAAFLSNFHWDTSATVKFNNIQYDLPPWSISILPDCRNIVFNTAKVTARTSQAQMLPTNVRTLLWETFSEDTSTTNVDSKITVFGLLEQLNVTRDASDYLWYTTSINISPAESFLHGGQKPILTVDSAGHGLHVFINGQLSGSAYGTRGNWKVTFSSNVNFHAGMNTIALLSVAVGLPNVGHRFETWSAGILGPVTIHGLDHGTWDLSRQKWSYKVGLKGEAMNLASPTQSSSTDWIQESLVANKQQPLTWYKTYFNAPLGNEPLALDLSSMGKGQVWINGQNIGRYWTAYATGTCNGCSYAGTYRQPKCQYGCGKPTQRWYHVPRSWLKPAHNLLVVFEETGGDASRISLVQRSLAYV, translated from the exons ATGGAGGCTACCTCAGCTTCCCGGAGCTTTTTCGTGCTCTGTATGATTTTGTTTTCTGCTACTCATATCTCGTTTGGCAGTGTCACCTATGACAGAAAGGGCCTTATAATCAATGGCCAGAAGAGAATTCTTTTTTCTGGTTCCATACATTACCCAAGAAGTACCCCGGAT ATGTGGGAAGGGCTTATTCAGAAGGCTAAAGATGGAGGATTAGATGCAATAGACACCTATGTGTTTTGGAACCTCCATGAACCTTCACCTGGCATT TATAACTTTGAGGGAAGGTGTGATTTAGTTGGATTCGTGAAGTTGGTCCAGAAAGCAGGATTGTACCTAAATCTGCGTATTGGGCCTTATGTTTGTGCCGAATGGAATTTTGG TGGGTTCCCAGTTTGGTTGAAGTATGTTCCAGGCATTAGCTTCAGAACTGACAATGGGCCTTTCAAG ATGGCAATGCTAAGTTTCACTCAGAAAATTGTCCAAATGATGAAGAATGAGAAGTTGTTTCAGTCTCAAGGTGGCCCTATCATTCTCTCCCAG ATTGAAAACGAGTATGGTTTTGAGACCAAGGCGTTTGGTGCCGCCGGTCATGCATATATGACTTGGGCAGCTAAGATGGCTGTCGACTTGAACACCGGAGTTCCATGGCTTATGTGCAAGGAGGATGATGCCCCAGATCCGGTG ATAAACACGTGCAATGGTTTATACTGCGATTATTTTTCCCCGAACAAACCTTACAAGCCCACGATATGGACCGAGGCTTGGACTGGCTG GTTTGAAGATTTTGGTGGGCCTATTCATCACCGTCCTGTAGAAGATTTGGCATTTGCAGTTGCTAGGTTTATTCAGAAAGGAGGCTCCTTTGTAAACTACTACATG TACCACGGAGGAACAAATTTTGGAAGAACTGCTGGTGGTCCTTTCATCACTACCAGCTATGATTATGATGCTCCAATTGATGAATATG GCTTACCTAGGCAGCCGAAATATGATCATTTAATGGAGCTTCACAAGGCCATAAAGCTATGCGAGCCTGCCTTGGTTGCTTCAGATCCTACTGTAACTAAATTGGGAAACTATGAACAG GCATATGTATTTTCTTCAAAATCAGGCCAGTGTGCTGCTTTTCTATCAAATTTCCACTGGGACACATCTGCAACAGTGAAATTCAATAACATCCAATACGACTTACCACCTTGGTCGATCAGCATACTTCCCGATTGCAGAAACATTGTTTTTAACACTGCCAAG GTTACAGCTCGAACATCCCAAGCACAAatgttgcctacaaatgttagaACGCTCTTGTGGGAGACATTCAGTGAAGACACGTCCACCACTAATGTCGATTCAAAAATCACTGTTTTTGGTCTCTTGGAGCAGTTAAATGTCACTAGAGATGCTAGTGATTATTTATGGTACACAACCAG CATCAACATTAGCCCAGCTGAATCTTTTCTACACGGAGGGCAGAAGCCAATTCTCACCGTGGATTCGGCAGGCCATGGCTTGCATGTGTTTATTAATGGACAATTGTCAG GTTCAGCCTATGGAACTCGTGGAAACTGGAAAGTTACTTTCTCAAGCAATGTCAACTTTCATGCTGGAATGAATACGATTGCGTTGCTTAGCGTGGCAGTTGGATTGCCA AATGTTGGCCATCGATTTGAAACATGGAGCGCTGGAATCTTGGGACCAGTAACAATACATGGACTAGATCATGGAACGTGGGATTTATCCCGACAAAAATGGTCATACAAG GTTGGGCTGAAAGGAGAAGCCATGAACTTAGCTTCACCAACACAGAGTTCATCCACAGATTGGATACAGGAATCCTTGGTTGCAAACAAGCAACAGCCACTGACTTGGTATAAG ACTTATTTCAACGCACCATTAGGAAACGAGCCATTGGCGTTGGACCTAAGTTCTATGGGCAAAGGTCAAGTGTGGATCAATGGACAGAACATCGGAAGATATTGGACTGCTTATGCTACAGGCACTTGCAATGGCTGCAGCTATGCAGGAACATATAGACAGCCTAAGTGCCAATACGGATGTGGAAAACCGACACAAAGATG GTATCACGTCCCTCGGTCATGGTTGAAGCCGGCTCATAATTTGTTGGTCGTTTTCGAGGAAACTGGTGGGGATGCTTCAAGAATATCTCTTGTTCAAAGATCACTTGCGTATGTATAG
- the LOC140841848 gene encoding uncharacterized protein, protein MGAACCVAAKVETRTNGSACVTAKNGTVTNGSPNQYLWRQVRHSPSWSFRWDNRGRVAGEEVSTMCSRDGGCTNDKQEVKSVNTGETACASEEDSSLNSSQSLACQNPTVSKEIADLSISLKPVEAKESTEYPSVSSPPTTLLPSQSHLHPPISTPSRCHHNSPEHHLSQQVSDTQIPECKPQAFSISEETPSLQPSALANESTGGSSDGSSESVSIPASSELMKSRGERCSFDSETSSFSLEKVTRSSGRDSKFPSFDLQTCGICARLLTERSAWGWNNQKIISTNELTVVSVLICGHVYHSECLDCMTPDVHKFDPICPVCTLGEKQTLKIFENALKAALDLKARKLSRKCLADSSPNNISSGAEGRALKTSSSSNTRISLGKTFFRRHFSFGSKGGISMSENHSPTIKGFFWSRSSKN, encoded by the exons ATGGGAGCTGCTTGTTGTGTTGCTGCAAAGGTTGAAACTAGAACAAATGGATCGGCCTGTGTCACAGCAAAGAATGGAACTGTAACAAATGGATCACCTAATCAATATTTATGGAGGCAGGTCCGCCATTCTCCATCGTGGAGTTTCCGATGGGATAATCGCGGGCGAGTAGCTGGGGAAGAAGTATCTACAATGTGCTCCCGAGATGGAGGATGCACGAATGACAAACAGGAAGTAAAAAGTGTTAATACTGGTGAAACTGCATGTGCTTCTGAAGAGGATAGTTCATTAAACAGTTCCCAGTCACTTGCATGCCAAAATCCAACTGTTTCTAAAGAAATTGCTG ATCTATCAATCTCACTGAAGCCAGTAGAG GCTAAGGAGTCAACAGAATACCCTTCAGTTTCATCTCCACCGACAACTTTGCTGCCTTCCCAAAGCCATCTTCATCCTCCAATCTCCACTCCTTCAAGGTGTCATCACAATTCTCCAGAACATCACTTGTCACAACAAGTTTCTGATACTCAGATTCCAGAATGCAAGCCACAAGCATTCTCAATTTCTGAAGAGACACCTTCACTTCAGCCTTCAGCTTTGGCCAATGAATCGACCGGGGGATCCAGTGATGGATCTTCAGAAAGTGTGTCAATCCCTGCTTCCTCCGAGCTCATGAAATCTCGGGGAGAGAGGTGCTCTTTTGATAGTGAAACGTCGAGCTTCAGTTTGGAGAAAGTTACCAGATCCAGTGGACGAGATTCAAAATTTCCTTCGTTCGATCTTCAAACATGTGGTATTTGTGCTAGGCTTTTAACGGAGAGATCTGCGTGGGGGTGGAACAACCAAAAAATAATATCAACAAATGAACTAACTGTTGTATCTGTCTTAATCTGCGGGCATGTTTACCATTCTGAATGCTTGGATTGTATGACTCCTGATGTCCACAAGTTTGACCCAATTTGCCCAGTGTGTACTCTTGGGGAGAAACAGACTTTGAAGATTTTTGAAAATGCATTGAAAGCCGCATTGGATTTAAAGGCTCGAAAACTTTCAAGAAAGTGTCTTGCTGATAGTAGTCCAAATAATATAAGTAGTGGTGCAGAGGGAAGGGCTCTGAAAACAAGCTCAAGTTCCAATACGAGAATCTCACTAGGAAAGACTTTCTTCAGACGTCACTTCTCATTTGGCTCAAAGGGTGGCATATCAATGTCGGAGAATCATTCCCCTACGATAAAGGGTTTTTTCTGGTCAAGATCGAGCAAGAATTGA
- the LOC140841850 gene encoding very-long-chain (3R)-3-hydroxyacyl-CoA dehydratase PASTICCINO 2-like, translating to MAGIHATARRVYLTLYNWILFSGWLQVFYLTLITLKKSGHQSVYSAVETPLLLAQSAAVIEILHSLIGLVRSPVSATLPQVSSRLYVTWGILYSFPEIRSHILVSSLVISWSITEIIRYSFFGLKEAFGSAPGWLLWLRYSTFLALYPSGITSEVGLIYSALPYMLETEKYSLRMPNKWNFSFDYYYNAMLILGIYAPGSPHLYGYMLGQRKKALSKAKRE from the coding sequence ATGGCCGGAATCCACGCCACCGCCCGCCGAGTGTACCTCACCCTATACAACTGGATTTTATTCTCTGGCTGGCTCCAAGTATTCTACCTCACACTCATCACCCTCAAAAAATCCGGCCACCAATCCGTATACTCGGCCGTCGAGACCCCGCTCCTGCTAGCTCAGTCCGCCGCCGTCATCGAAATTCTTCACAGCTTGATCGGACTGGTCAGATCTCCGGTTAGCGCCACGCTTCCCCAGGTCAGCTCCAGGTTGTACGTCACATGGGGTATTCTGTACAGCTTCCCTGAGATCCGAAGCCATATCCTGGTCTCATCATTGGTGATAAGCTGGTCGATCACTGAAATCATCCGATACTCTTTCTTCGGATTGAAAGAGGCATTCGGGTCGGCTCCGGGTTGGCTGCTTTGGCTCAGGTACAGCACTTTTCTTGCACTTTACCCCTCTGGAATCACAAGTGAAGTGGGTTTGATCTACAGTGCGTTACCGTATATGCTGGAAACTGAGAAATACAGCTTGAGAATGCCTAATAAATGGAATTTCTCGTTTGACTATTATTACAATGCCATGTTGATTTTGGGAATTTACGCTCCGGGGAGTCCCCATTTGTACGGATACATGCTTGGGCAGAGGAAGAAGGCTCTCTCCAAGGCTAAACGAGAGTGA
- the LOC140840609 gene encoding uncharacterized protein, which yields MADLRDEHGNPIQLADQYGKPVQLTDEYGNPMHLSGVATTHPYPTAETGGGGGFEPQTHEPTLPPTIQEEQPPHKEIQRSSSSSSGSSEDDEQGGRRKKKGLKEKIKEKLSVGKHKDKDEAAHSSTPAATTTPESRTSTTTPGQAPEHEKKGVFEKIKEKLPGHRSTTD from the exons ATGGCGGATTTAAGGGATGAGCATGGGAATCCAATTCAGCTGGCGGATCAGTACGGTAAACCTGTTCAACTGACTGATGAGTACGGAAACCCCATGCATTTGTCGGGCGTGGCCACCACCCACCCCTATCCCACTGCGGAGAcaggtggtggtggaggtttCGAGCCTCAGACACATGAGCCAACGCTGCCGCCGACTATTCAGGAGGAGCAGCCACCGCACAAGGAAATTCAGCGATCCTCGAGTTCGAGCTCTGGCTCG TCTGAGGATGATGAACAAGGTGGGAGGAGGAAGAAGAAAGGACTGAAGGAGAAGATAAAGGAGAAACTGAGCGTAGGGAAACACAAAGACAAGGATGAGGCCGCACACAGCAGCACCCCAGCTGCCACCACCACGCCGGAGAGCAGAACGTCCACCACCACGCCTGGGCAGGCGCCGGAGCACGAGAAAAAGGGCGTCTTTGAAAAGATCAAAGAGAAACTTCCCGGCCATCGCAGTACTACTGATTAG
- the LOC140841849 gene encoding AAA-ATPase At3g50940-like, translating into MFSKIELPSVKTLVSTAASVAATAMLIRSVTKDVVPPELSQYIYTKFHNFFATFSNDMTITIEEFDGIARNQLFTDAEIYLGTKISPSTKRFKASIPEKEQNIQVSMGGNEDLIDTFHGLQLKWRVIHQQNQPRRVQYDDYHSTMQVEYKYLELTFHKKHRNKVLDEYLPYIVERSKVAKQEKRTLKLHTLKNDGVHHYPPKTPWQSVNLDHPATLETLAMDDDLKNMIIDDIERFVKRKEFYRKVGKAWKRGYLLFGPPGTGKSSLIAAMANYLKFDVYDLELTDLRSNSDLRRLLLWTANRSILVVEDIDASIDLSERKTMQPQRRFSYHDQIQEPKVTLSGLLNFTDGLWSSCGDERIIIFTTNHIEKLDAALLRPGRMDVHIHMSYCTPRGLKMLATNYLGDVDHPLLSGAEELIGETKVTPAEVAEQLLKSDDPGCALQGLIEFLEHKKESDKLKAENLEETKKEAVQTAEENEDDNEVLTNDEGQNGLKVMTKMTPAEAKDQVLKNDEAMKALKVLIGLLGGENGIKDVKDSDSGFRASEVVCAPESGKGEETNAE; encoded by the exons ATGTTTTCGAAGATCGAATTACCTTCGGTAAAAACATTGGTCTCAACTGCTGCTTCAGTCGCGGCCACGGCCATGTTAATCCGATCAGTAACCAAAGACGTCGTACCTCCCGAGCTCAGTCAGTATATCTACACCAAATTCCACAATTTTTTCGCAACATTCAGCAATGACATGACCATAACTATCGAGGAATTCGACGGCATAGCGAGAAACCAGCTTTTCACAGATGCAGAAATTTACTTGGGCACGAAAATTAGCCCCTCCACCAAGAGATTCAAAGCATCAATCCCTGAGAAAGAGCAGAATATCCAAGTTTCAATGGGAGGAAACGAAGATCTCATCGATACGTTTCATGGTTTGCAACTGAAATGGAGAGTAATTCATCAACAAAATCAACCTCGACGTGTTCAATACGATGACTATCATTCCACCATGCAAGTTGAATATAAATACTTGGAGTTAACCTTTCACAAGAAGCACAGAAACAAGGTTCTTGATGAATACTTACCTTATATTGTGGAAAGATCGAAAGTTGCAAAGCAAGAAAAAAGGACCCTGAAACTGCACACTTTGAAAAATGATGGGGTTCATCATTATCCACCTAAAACTCCATGGCAGTCTGTGAATCTTGATCATCCAGCAACTTTGGAAACTTTGGCAATGGATGATGATCTGAAGAACATGATAATTGATGATATTGAAAGGTTTGTTAAGAGGAAAGAATTTTACAGGAAAGTGGGGAAGGCGTGGAAAAGAGGGTACTTGTTGTTTGGGCCTCCGGGGACCGGAAAATCGAGCTTGATTGCTGCAATGGCCAACTATCTGAAATTTGATGTTTATGACTTGGAGCTGACTGATCTACGGTCCAATTCGGATCTGAGGAGATTGCTGCTTTGGACTGCAAATAGATCCATACTCGTGGTGGAGGATATCGATGCGTCAATAGATCTGTCCGAAAGGAAAACAATGCAGCCTCAAAGAAGGTTTTCGTATCATGATCAAATTCAAGAACCAAAG GTTACCTTGTCAGGATTGCTGAATTTCACAGATGGGTTGTGGTCGAGCTGTGGAGATGAAAGGATCATCATATTCACCACGAACCACATTGAAAAGCTAGATGCAGCCTTGTTACGCCCTGGACGTATGGACGTGCACATCCACATGTCATATTGCACACCTCGTGGCTTGAAAATGCTTGCCACCAACTACCTTGGAGACGTGGACCACCCCCTATTATCTGGGGCAGAGGAATTGATAGGGGAAACTAAAGTGACTCCTGCCGAAGTGGCGGAGCAGTTGTTGAAGAGCGACGATCCTGGCTGTGCCCTTCAAGGCTTGATTGAGTTCTTGGAGCACAAGAAAGAAAGTGACAAACTTAAAGCGGAAAATCTGGAAGAGACTAAAAAAGAAGCTGTACAAACAGCGGAAGAAAATGAGGATGACAATGAAGTGCTGACGAATGATGAAGGCCAGAATGGGCTCAAAGTGATGACAAAGATGACTCCTGCAGAAGCGAAGGATCAAGTTCTGAAGAATGATGAAGCCATGAAAGCTTTGAAGGTTTTGATCGGACTTCTTGGAGGTGAAAATGGGATCAAAGATGTCAAAGATTCCGATTCGGGTTTTCGCGCATCTGAAGTAGTGTGTGCGCCAGAATCCGGGAAAGGAGAAGAGACTAATGCCGAGTGA
- the LOC140840927 gene encoding E3 ubiquitin-protein ligase RSL1-like — protein sequence MKKSMENATALAFNPLPSAAAHRVERQHHQEDDGGEFTCEICIEKTSFPNKKFRNGDKCVHPFCTNCVIKYIRVRLGEHNTGHIKCPATDCDHMLDPLACAPLIGRFLFLWWCDVLCESAITGWETCYCPYKDCNVRVLNECGGELSRSRCPQCKRLFCFRCKTVCHGPLTCKENRDAEPLRKLAALKRWQTCPSCGEYVELASGCSIVRCRCRITFCHKCGKQVHRHYCPCENVQAIGIRTRILVASI from the exons ATGAAGAAATCCATGGAAAACGCTACTGCACTTGCCTTTAATCCACTACCTTCCGCCGCAGCTCACCGTGTAGAACGGCAACACCACCAGGAGGATGATGGTGGCGAATTCACCTGCGAAATCTGTATTGAGAAAACGTCGTTTCCCAACAAAAAATTCAGAAACGGCGACAAATGCGTGCACCCCTTCTGCACCAACTGTGTGATCAAGTACATTCGAGTCAGGCTCGGGGAGCATAACACAGGACATATCAAATGCCCGGCAACGGACTGCGATCACATGCTCGACCCCTTAGCCTGCGCCCCACTCATCGGCCGTTTCCTCTTCTTATGGTGGTGCGATGTGCTCTGCGAGTCGGCGATTACGGGTTGGGAAACGTGCTATTGCCCGTATAAAGATTGCAATGTTCGGGTGTTGAACGAGTGTGGCGGGGAATTAAGTCGGTCGAGATGTCCGCAATGCAAGAGGTTGTTTTGTTTTCGGTGTAAAACAGTTTGTCACGGGCCACTTACGTGTAAAGAGAACAGGGATGCTGAGCCTTTGAGAAAGCTGGCGGCGCTGAAACGTTGGCAGACTTGTCCTTCTTGCGGGGAGTACGTCGAACTGGCATCCGGCTGTTCCATTGTGAGATGCAG ATGCAGGATCACTTTCTGCCACAAGTGTGGAAAGCAAGTTCATCGACATTATTGTCCTTGTGAAAACGTGCAAGCAATCGGCATCCGTACACGTATACTT GTAGCTTCCATATAA
- the LOC140841851 gene encoding glucose-1-phosphate adenylyltransferase large subunit 1-like — protein MDTCSATFTLKSHLATACRSEICNGENGFFGEKIKGSLHNCIWVDKFGKSSSLGKNGRKVKHGVAYSVLTRENSQETATIQSPRFERRRANPKNVAAVILGGGAGTQLFPLTTRAATPAVPLGGCYRLIDIPMSNCINSGINKIFVLTQFNSASLNRHISRTYTGNGISFSDGCVEVLAATQTTGEMGKQWFQGTADAVRQFLWLFEDAKVKDIEHIVILSGDHLYRMDYMDFVQSHLDRNADLTLSCVPVGDSRASEFGLVKIDSWGQITQFSEKPKGADKKDMQIDGNLIGLSSIDAAKSPYLASMGVYAFRKEILLNLLRWRYPTSNDFGSEIIPSSVNEQNVQAYIFRDYWEDIGTIKSFYDANLALTDEFPRFEFYDPKTPFYTSPRFLPPTKIDKSEVKDAIISHGCFLRECIVEHSIVGERSRLDTGVELKDTLMMGADYYQTESEIASLLAQGRVPVGIGRDTKIRNCIIDKNARIGKNVMILNNDGVEEADRGEKGFYIRSGITIILEKATICDGTVI, from the exons ATGGATACTTGCTCTGCAACATTTACGCTGAAATCCCATTTGGCTACAGCTTGTAGAAGTGAGATTTGCAACGGAGAAAATGGATTTTTTGGGGAGAAAATAAAAGGGAGTTTACATAACTGTATATGGGTTgataaatttggaaaaagttcgAGTCTTGGGAAAAATGGGAGGAAAGTTAAACATGGGGTTGCTTACTCTGTTCTCACCAGAGAAAACAGCCAAGAAACAGCG ACGATTCAGTCACCAAGGTTTGAGAGACGAAGGGCGAATCCGAAAAATGTGGCAGCCGTTATTCTCGGAGGAGGTGCGGGCACGCAGCTTTTCCCCCTCACAACCAGAGCAGCAACACCAGCT GTTCCACTAGGAGGATGCTATAGGCTAATAGACATCCCAATGAGCAACTGCATCAACAGTGGCATTAACAAGATCTTCGTGCTGACACAGTTCAATTCTGCCTCTCTCAATCGCCACATCTCTCGTACATATACTGGGAATGGTATCAGCTTCAGTGATGGATGCGTTGAG GTCTTGGCCGCGACACAAACAACAGGAGAAATGGGGAAGCAGTGGTTTCAGGGAACTGCTGATGCTGTTAGGCAATTTCTATGGCTATTTGAG GATGCCAAGGTGAAAGATATCGAGCACATAGTAATACTATCTGGGGATCATCTTTATCGAATGGACTATATGGACTTTGTTCAG AGCCACCTTGACAGAAATGCTGATCTTACACTTTCATGTGTACCAGTTGGTGACAG CCGAGCATCGGAATTTGGACTGGTGAAGATCGATAGCTGGGGTCAGATAACTCAATTTTCTGAGAAACCTAAAGGTGCTGACAAGAAAGATATG CAAATAGATGGTAATTTAATAGGATTGTCTTCAATTGACGCTGCAAAATCTCCATACCTTGCTTCGATGGGAGTGTATGCattcaggaaagaaatattgtTGAATCTCCTGAGGTGGAGATACCCGACTTCAAATGACTTCGGTTCTGAAATCATACCCTCGTCTGTCAATGAACAAAACGTGCAG GCATATATATTTAGAGATTACTGGGAGGATATTGGAACAATCAAATCATTCTACGATGCTAATTTGGCTCTTACGGATGAG TTTCCAAGATTTGAATTTTACGATCCGAAGACGCCTTTCTACACATCTCCTAGATTCTTGCCACCAACCAAAATTGACAAGTCCGAG GTTAAAGATGCAATAATCTCACATGGGTGTTTTCTACGAGAATGCATTGTCGAACATTCCATAGTAGGGGAACGTTCTCGTCTAGACACCGGGGTCGAACTGAAG GATACTTTGATGATGGGCGCCGACTACTACCAAACAGAGTCGGAGATTGCCTCTCTGCTAGCACAAGGGAGAGTTCCCGTGGGGATTGGTAGAGATACAAAAATCAG GAACTGTATTATTGACAAAAACGCAAGAATAGGGAAGAATGTGATGATTTTGAACAACGAT GGTGTCGAAGAAGCTGATAGAGGGGAAAAAGGATTCTACATTCGATCTGGAATCACAATCATACTCGAAAAGGCGACCATATGCGATGGAACGGTCATTTGA